In Falco cherrug isolate bFalChe1 chromosome 19, bFalChe1.pri, whole genome shotgun sequence, the genomic stretch GGCCAGGGCCTTCCCCTGTCTCCTGGCAGTGGGCAGAGCAACAACGAGCGTCAGCCGTGCCCCAGGAGCAGGCACCCAGCGCGGGTCACTGTCATCAGGGTGCACCAAGACGTGAAGGGATGCTCAAGCAGGGCAGCAAGAAAGGCAGAGTAAGGCCACAAGCACGCACAAGGCGTCCAAGCTCTGGggcccagctgtgccaaagCAATGTCCTTCCTTCGAGCGTTGTGTTGGGATGTGCCACGGCCTTTTCAGGTCCTCGTCTACTTCTGTGGCAGGATCAAGTGTTGTGGAGCTTAGCAGGGTCCACAGCTGCCCCTGAGGTATCCGCAGCCTCGGCCCCAACCACCGTATCCATAGCCCCCGTAGCCCCCATAGCCCCCATAGCCTCCAAAACCACCACGGCCTCCAAAAGTGCCGCCGTAGCCTCCGCCAACACCGGGAGCACCCGCTGAGCCAACAACACTCTGctgcgggaaggagctgaggatgggccCGGGGAAGGTGATCACCGCAGGTGGCGGCTGGATCACCACCGTGGAGTCAGGGCACTGCCGCacgcagggctcgttgcaggTGTCagccagcggggccggggcggccacCCCACAGGAGGTGTTGCACAGGCTGGTGCAGGACATCTTTCAGGCAGGCAAGGAGTCCTGGCAAAGACACCAGGGATTAGGCACAGGTGCGGGGAAGGGGCTGTAtcgagggagggagggaggcagggagagatccCCAAGGGGCTTCCAGGAGCTGGACTTACCCTGTTGATCAGGAGAGTCAAGCAAAGCCGAGTGGATAGAGGGCTGTGAAGCCCTCAGCTCTTTTATACACGTcccaggctgcccggggcaTTGGCCACGGGGGTTGGTGGTTGAAACCCCACGTAATCATGAGACGTAGCACACAGCTTCATGACACAGAAAGTGATGCGAGAGAATTATATGCCGCCTCACTGGGGG encodes the following:
- the LOC129734251 gene encoding claw keratin-like, whose protein sequence is MSCTSLCNTSCGVAAPAPLADTCNEPCVRQCPDSTVVIQPPPAVITFPGPILSSFPQQSVVGSAGAPGVGGGYGGTFGGRGGFGGYGGYGGYGGYGYGGWGRGCGYLRGSCGPC